The stretch of DNA TTTGTGCGGCCATTTCCTGCAGGGGTGCGCCTTTTTCGGCTGCCGGCTCGGGCTCAGGTTCGCCCGGCTGGCAGGCCGACAGCAGCATCGCACAAGCCGCTATATGGACAAGCCGCTTGTTCATGCAGCTTTCACCAGCTGAAGATCCAGCACAATCTCTACGTCGTCTTCAATATGCACGCCTCCTGTTTCGAGCGTTAAACCGTAATCGCTGCGTTTAATGACGGCTTTTGCCTGAAGGCGGGCGGTTTTACCCGTGTCGGAATTCTGTTTCTCATTAAACGTAACAAAAAAAGATTCTGTCCGGGTTACGCCGTGCAGGGAAAGGTCGCCGACGAGTTCGTATTGCCCGTTCTCCTGATCCAAAATATTGTTAGCGATAAACCGTACTTCTGCGTATTTTTCCACATCAAAAAACTTCTCTGATACCAAGTGGGCATCAAGTTCCTTATTGCCTGTTTGTATGGTGGACAGATCCACATTAAACGAGATGTTCGCCGTTACTAAATGATCTGCCTCGGCTTCAATCGTCGCTTCATAAGAAGGGAAGGAACCCTTCACATGATTGACAGCAGCATAAACCTGGCTCTGGGATTTATCCACGACCCATGTTGGTTTGTCCATTATTAAAGTCCCCCTTAATCTTTTCTTTTTTTCATTATTTCCCTGCATTGTCACGAATAAAACAAACAGTAAGCCAGGACATACTAAGCAAAAAGGAGGTGAGCAAGTGGACAAGAAAACGGATTATAAAGAATTATACAATGTACGGGACCAGTTGACCTTGATTCCAGAAGAATTTCCAGAAGGGGCTTATGGACAGCCAATTGATAACG from Domibacillus sp. DTU_2020_1001157_1_SI_ALB_TIR_016 encodes:
- a CDS encoding YceI family protein; translated protein: MDKPTWVVDKSQSQVYAAVNHVKGSFPSYEATIEAEADHLVTANISFNVDLSTIQTGNKELDAHLVSEKFFDVEKYAEVRFIANNILDQENGQYELVGDLSLHGVTRTESFFVTFNEKQNSDTGKTARLQAKAVIKRSDYGLTLETGGVHIEDDVEIVLDLQLVKAA